GCGACGGCCGTCCTCAACGTCCCCGAATCGCTGAGTTCCTACGACGGGAACGACGCGGTCGAACTGTAAGCGGTACCGAACCGCTTTTGGTTCCTTCTCCAGAGATGGGGAGCCTCTGACGAACCACGGAGCGTGTGAACGACCGCGCTGATGCGGTCCCACTTTTCCCCGTCGCGGCGTCTCGACGCCGCACTTGGGACTATTTCTTCGGCCGACCGGATTTATCTCACCGGATAGTTGCCACGTTATTTTCAAGTAGATATATACCGCGCGTTCGGCAACTACGGGTACCTAACTGGCCAGGTATGACGGACAGGATCCACGTACTTCACCTCGACGACAACGAGCAGTTCCTCGACGTGGTCGCGACCTTCCTCGAGGCGGACAACGACGACATCGACGTGACGTCCGTGCTGGACGCCGAGGCGGCCCTCGACCGGCTCGACGGCCCCGAGCGGATCGACTGCGTGGTCAGCGACTACCGCATGGGCCCGACTGACGGCGTCGACTTCCTGAAGTCGGTCCGCGAGCGCGACCCGCGGCTACCCTTCATCCTCTACACCGGGAAGGGCAGCGAGGAGGTCGCCAGCGAGGCGATCTCCCAGGGCGTCACCGACTACCTGCAGAAGAAACACAGCGACCAGCAGTACGACCTCCTGGCCAACCGGATCCGGAACGCGGTGAATCGCGCGCGCGCCGAGCGCCACCTCGCCGAGCGCGAGCGGATGCTCGGCGGGCTCAACGAGGGGATGCGCTCGCTGATGCGCGCCGAGACGCGCGACGACATCGCCGATCTGGCGGTCGAGATCGCCGACGAGGCGCTCGAACTCCCCTGGATCGCCGTGTACCTGCTCGACGAGTCCGCGGGCGTGTTGCGCCCGAGCGCGTACGTCGCCGACGTGGAGGGGCTCCGCGACGGGCCGCCGACGTTCGACGGCGGGCGGAGCCTGGCCTGGGACGCGTTCGTCGACGGCGAGGTGCGGCGCCACGACGACGTCCAGTCGCTCGACACGATCTACGCTGACGACACCGATCTCACCGGCGAGTTCACCGTTCCGCTGGGCGACCACGGCGTCCTGCTGGCGGGGACGACCGGCGACGCCGCGCTGGAAGACGCCACCGCCGAGTTCGTCGAGATCCTGGGCGCGAACGCGCGGGCGGCCCTCGATCGGGCCGAGCGCGAGGAACAGCTCCGCGAGCGCGACCGCGAGCTCGAACGCCAGAACGCGCAGCTCAAGCGTCTCAACCGCATCAACACGGTGATCCGGGATATCGATCAGGCGCTGGTCAAGGCCTCGACTCGCGCCGAGATCGAACAGGAGGTCTGCGAGCGGCTGGTCGACATCGACCCCTACGCATTCGCGTGGATCGGCGGGTACAACGACATCAACGAGACGATCCGACCACGCGCGAAAGGCGGCGACGAGGGCCAGTTCCTCGCGAACGTCGACTTGGACAGCACGGACAACCCCGTTCAGCGGACGCTGCAGGACGCCGAATCCCAGGTCGTCCAGAACATCTTCGAGGACGACCGGATCGGCAGCTGGCGCAAGGAGGCGCTGAAATGCGGCTTCCGGTCGGTCGCGACCGTCCCGCTGGTGTACGACGGCGCGGTGTACGGCGTGTTGCAGATCTACGCCGACCGCTTGGACACGTTCGACGAGGAGACCAGCGGCGTGCTCTCGGAGCTGGGCGAGACGATCGGCTACGCGATCAACGCGATCGACCGGAAGGAGGCGCTGATGACCGACAGCGTCGTGCAGGTCGAGTTCCGCGTCCCCGACGCCGACGACTTCCTGTACGACCTCTCGGCGAACACCGGCAGCAACGTCGACCTCCGGACGATCCTCCCCCAGTCCGACGGCAGCCACCTGATCTTCTACTCGATCGCCGAGGCCGACCCCGACGCCGTGCTCGCGTTCGCCGAGGAGGCCGTCGGCGTCTCGGACGCGCGGCTGATCAGCGAGCGCAACGACACCGCGCTGTTCGAGTGCCGGATCGCCAGCGACACGATCGCGACGACCGTCGCGGACCACGGCGGCGTCCCGCGAACGGTACGAGCGGACCCCAACGGCGGCCGGGTCGTCGTCGACCTGCCCCAAGACGCCGAAGTGCGGTCGTTCGCCGAGCGGATCACCTCGACGTATCCCTCCGTGGAGTTCGTCGCGCGCCGCGAGCGCGCCAGCGCGGCCCGGAGCAAGCAGTCGTTCCGGGAGCAGCTCGACGACCACCTCACCGATCGCCAGCGCGAGGTGCTGGAGGCCGCGTACTTCTCGGGCTACTTCGAGTGGCCCCGCGAGAAAACCGGCGAGGAGATCGCCGAGACGCTCGGCGTCGCGCCGCCGACGTTCAACCAGCACCTCCGGGCCGGCGAGCGGAAGCTGTTCGAGGCGCTCTTTGAACCCGAGTCGCTCGACGACGAGGGGTAACGTCGGCGTCCGCGATCCGGAGTCGTCATCGCGAACGCGAGTCCGGTCGGTAACACTGATTGGGCCGCGCCAGAGAGTCGGATACGATGACCGAGTGGCTCCGCCGCGCCGTCGGGTCGACAGTCGCGGTCGCGCTGATCGTCGTCGGGTACGCGACGCTCTACCAGTTTGGCATGGCCCAGTACGAGGGCGAGGTGGTCGGATTCCTCCACGCGGTACAGGTCGTCGTCGAGGCGGTGACGACCGCGGGGTTCGGCGGCGACGCGCCGTGGGAGAGCGCGGCGATGAACGCGCTAGTGGTCGCGATGAACTTCACGGGCGTGGTGCTTGTCTTCCTGGCGCTGCCGGTGTTTCTCGTCCCGCTCATGGAGGACGCGCTCGCGACCGACGTGCCGACCGCGACCGACGAGACCGGACACGTCGTCATCTGCGGCCACACCTCGATCAGCGAGTCGCTCCGCGCCGAACTCGAAGCTATCGACGTCCCCTACGTGTTCGTCGTCGAGGACCTCGACCACGCGCAGGCGCTCTACACCGACGGCTGGCCGGTCGTCGTCGGCGACCCGACGGCGACGACGACGCTCGACGACGTGAACCTCTCGGAGGCGACGTCGCTGATCGCGAACGTCGACGACGAGGTCAACGCCAGCATCGTGCTGGCGGCGCGCCAGACTGCACCCGACGGACGGATCGTCAGCGTCGTCGAGGACGTCGATACCCGCGAATATCTCGAGTACGCCGGCGCGGACGACGTCATCCAGCCCCGGCAGGTGCTCGGCGAGAGCCTCGCGCGGAAAGCGACGACCTCGCTGTCGGCCGAACTCGACGACGCGGTCGAGCTCGGCGACGATCTGGTCGTCGCGGAACTTCGGATCCACCAGGGCAGCGATATCGCGGACAAGACGCTCAGCCAGTCGGGAATCCGCGAGCGCTACGGACTGAACGTGATCGGCACCTGGCACAGCGGCGAGTTCCAACCGGCGCCGAACGCGGATCGGCATCTCGACGAGAACACGATCCTCGTGGTGGCGGGGCATCGCAGCGACCTCGCGGACCTCAAGAGCCGGACGATCACGTCCGAACTGAAACGCCGCGGCCACATCGTCGTCGTCGGGAACGGCCTCGTTGGTCGAACCGCCGCGACCGCGATCCGCAAGACGGGCCGCGAGGTCGTCGTCGTCGACGCCGATCCCGACACCAATCCCGACGTCCTCGGGGACGCGCGAGATCGGGAGACCTACCACAAGGCCGGCATCGACGACGCCGCGGCCGTCGTCCTCGCGCTGGGCGACGACACCGCGTCGGTGTTCGCCTCGCTGGTCGTCGAGCAGGTGGCGCCGAACGTCGAAGTCATCGCGCGTGCGAACGAGGGCGACAACGTCGCGAAGCTGTACCGAGCGGGCTCGGACTACGTGGTGTCGCTTTCGTCGGTCACCGGCCGGATGCTCGCGACGAACCTGCTCGACGAGGAGGTGCTGACGCCGGAGTCGCAACTGGAACTGATCCGCGCGGAAGCGCCCGATCTGGTCGGCGAGCGTCTGGGCGACACCGACGTGCGCGCCGAGACCGGCGCGACGGTCGTCGCGGTCGAGCGCGGCGACGACGTGATAGCGGATCTCGATCCCGAGTTCTCGTTCGCGCCGGGGGACGTGTTGCTCGTCGCCGGGGACGACGAGGCGATCGCGGCGTTCACCGACCTCGCGGGCGTGACCGCGCGGGAACGGATCGCTCCGACGCCCCGAACGGTCGAAGCGACGACCGAGCCGGCGGAGTAACACCGAGCGGGGGAGTAGCAACGAGCCGACCGGGGTAACCCCTCGGACGGAGAGCGGTTTCGCGGTCGAATCAGGTGTTCGTCTCCCCTCGACACCTCGCTATCCCGAACTATTATAGTGACGTCAACTCACTCCTAAGTCGTGGTTTACGAGACAGGAAACCGAACGGTCGACGACGCGGTCCGGCGCGTGCTCGCCGGCGAGGAACTCGACCGCCGCGACGGGCTGGCGCTGATCGCCCAGCCGGTCGACGACCTCGCTCCGGCGGCGGACTACGTCCGCTCGGAGCTGGGCGACGACACGGTCGACGCCTGCAGCATCGTCAACGCGAAGGCGGGCAACTGCGCCGAGGACTGCGGCTTCTGCGCCCAGTCGGTTCACTTCGACACGGGGATCGACAACTACGGCTTCCTCGGGCCCGAGAAGGTCCTCGAAGCGGCGAAACGCGCCGAGCGCGACGGCGCCCAGCGCTTCGGCATCGTCGTCGCCGAGAAGGGCGTCTCGAAGGAGCACCGCCCAGAGGAGTGGGAGGACGTCCTCGAATCGATCCGGCTCGTCAGGGACGAGACCGACGT
This is a stretch of genomic DNA from Natronoarchaeum mannanilyticum. It encodes these proteins:
- a CDS encoding bacterio-opsin activator domain-containing protein — encoded protein: MTDRIHVLHLDDNEQFLDVVATFLEADNDDIDVTSVLDAEAALDRLDGPERIDCVVSDYRMGPTDGVDFLKSVRERDPRLPFILYTGKGSEEVASEAISQGVTDYLQKKHSDQQYDLLANRIRNAVNRARAERHLAERERMLGGLNEGMRSLMRAETRDDIADLAVEIADEALELPWIAVYLLDESAGVLRPSAYVADVEGLRDGPPTFDGGRSLAWDAFVDGEVRRHDDVQSLDTIYADDTDLTGEFTVPLGDHGVLLAGTTGDAALEDATAEFVEILGANARAALDRAEREEQLRERDRELERQNAQLKRLNRINTVIRDIDQALVKASTRAEIEQEVCERLVDIDPYAFAWIGGYNDINETIRPRAKGGDEGQFLANVDLDSTDNPVQRTLQDAESQVVQNIFEDDRIGSWRKEALKCGFRSVATVPLVYDGAVYGVLQIYADRLDTFDEETSGVLSELGETIGYAINAIDRKEALMTDSVVQVEFRVPDADDFLYDLSANTGSNVDLRTILPQSDGSHLIFYSIAEADPDAVLAFAEEAVGVSDARLISERNDTALFECRIASDTIATTVADHGGVPRTVRADPNGGRVVVDLPQDAEVRSFAERITSTYPSVEFVARRERASAARSKQSFREQLDDHLTDRQREVLEAAYFSGYFEWPREKTGEEIAETLGVAPPTFNQHLRAGERKLFEALFEPESLDDEG
- a CDS encoding potassium channel family protein; the protein is MTEWLRRAVGSTVAVALIVVGYATLYQFGMAQYEGEVVGFLHAVQVVVEAVTTAGFGGDAPWESAAMNALVVAMNFTGVVLVFLALPVFLVPLMEDALATDVPTATDETGHVVICGHTSISESLRAELEAIDVPYVFVVEDLDHAQALYTDGWPVVVGDPTATTTLDDVNLSEATSLIANVDDEVNASIVLAARQTAPDGRIVSVVEDVDTREYLEYAGADDVIQPRQVLGESLARKATTSLSAELDDAVELGDDLVVAELRIHQGSDIADKTLSQSGIRERYGLNVIGTWHSGEFQPAPNADRHLDENTILVVAGHRSDLADLKSRTITSELKRRGHIVVVGNGLVGRTAATAIRKTGREVVVVDADPDTNPDVLGDARDRETYHKAGIDDAAAVVLALGDDTASVFASLVVEQVAPNVEVIARANEGDNVAKLYRAGSDYVVSLSSVTGRMLATNLLDEEVLTPESQLELIRAEAPDLVGERLGDTDVRAETGATVVAVERGDDVIADLDPEFSFAPGDVLLVAGDDEAIAAFTDLAGVTARERIAPTPRTVEATTEPAE